A genomic region of Homalodisca vitripennis isolate AUS2020 chromosome 5, UT_GWSS_2.1, whole genome shotgun sequence contains the following coding sequences:
- the LOC124363394 gene encoding A-agglutinin anchorage subunit-like translates to MKPSIRVYNSLNQRTTGTDQARLCVTETDRSTDLLAEIYVSLTAHTEKERSTSSTVRNLGAVSLSVYTIQTSLSSPAEIYVSLTAHTEKECSTSSTTRSLGAVSLSVYTIQTPLSSPAEIYVSLTAHTEKECSTSSTVRNLGAVSLSVYTIQTSLSSTAELYVSLTAHTEKERSTSSTTRSLGAVSLSVYTIQTSLSSTAELYVSLTAHTEKECSTSSTTRSLGAVSLSVYTIQTSLSSPAEIYVSLTAHTEKECSTSSTVCNLRVVSLSVYTIQTSLSSLTELYVSLTAHTEKECSTSSTVRSLGAVSLSVYTIQTSLSSPAEIYVSLTAHTEKERSTSSTVRNLGAVSLSVYTIQTSLSSPAEIYVSLTAHTEKECSTSSTTRSLGAVSLSVYTIQTPLSSPAEIYVSLTAHTEKEYSTSSTTRSLEAVSLSVYTIQTSLSSPAEIYVSLTAHTEKECSTSSTTRSLGAVSLSVYTIQTSLSSPAEIYVSLTAHTEKECSTSSTVQRSRLLSEKSRLSEGKVTLSKQKGRECLSEKSRLSEGNVMAV, encoded by the exons CTGAAATTTACGTCTCACTGACTGCACACACAGAGAAGGAGCGCTCCACATCATCCACCGTACGTAATCTGGGAGCTGTGTCGTTATCAGTTTATACAATACAGACATCTTTATCGTCACCAGCTGAAATTTACGTCTCACTGACTGCACACACAGAGAAGGAGTGCTCCACATCATCCACCACACGTAGTCTGGGAGCTGTGTCGTTATCAGTTTATACAATACAGACACCTTTATCGTCACCAGCTGAAATTTACGTCTCACTGACTGCACACACAGAGAAGGAGTGCTCCACATCATCCACCGTACGTAATCTGGGAGCTGTGTCGTTATCAGTTTATACAATACAGACATCTTTATCGTCAACAGCTGAACTTTACGTCTCACTGACTGCACACACAGAGAAGGAGCGCTCCACATCATCCACCACACGTAGTCTGGGAGCTGTGTCGTTATCAGTTTATACAATACAGACATCTTTATCGTCAACAGCTGAACTTTACGTCTCACTGACTGCACACACAGAGAAGGAGTGCTCCACATCATCCACCACACGTAGTCTGGGAGCTGTGTCGTTATCAGTTTATACAATACAGACATCTTTATCGTCACCAGCTGAAATTTACGTCTCACTGACTGCACACACAGAGAAGGAGTGCTCCACATCATCCACCGTATGTAATCTGCGAGTTGTGTCGTTATCAGTTTATACAATACAGACATCTTTATCATCACTTACTGAACTTTACGTCTCACTGACTGCACACACAGAGAAGGAGTGCTCCACATCATCCACCGTACGTAGTCTGGGAGCTGTGTCGTTATCAGTTTATACAATACAGACATCTTTATCGTCACCAGCTGAAATTTACGTCTCACTGACTGCACACACAGAGAAGGAGCGCTCCACATCATCCACCGTACGTAATCTGGGAGCTGTGTCGTTATCAGTTTATACAATACAGACATCTTTATCGTCACCAGCTGAAATTTACGTCTCACTGACTGCACACACAGAGAAGGAGTGCTCCACATCATCCACCACACGTAGTCTGGGAGCTGTGTCGTTATCAGTTTATACAATACAGACACCTTTATCGTCACCAGCTGAAATTTACGTCTCACTGACTGCACACACAGAGAAGGAGTACTCCACATCATCCACCACACGTAGTCTGGAAGCTGTGTCGTTATCAGTTTATACAATACAGACATCTTTATCGTCACCAGCTGAAATTTACGTCTCACTGACTGCACACACAGAGAAGGAGTGCTCCACATCATCCACCACACGTAGTCTGGGAGCTGTGTCGTTATCAGTTTATACAATACAGACATCTTTATCGTCACCAGCTGAAATTTACGTCTCACTGACTGCACACACAGAGAAGGAGTGCTCCACATCATCCACCGTAC AAAGGTCGCGACTACTATCGGAAAAGTCACGGCTGTCTGAGGGGAAGGTCACGCTGTCTAAACAGAAAGGTCGCGAGTGTCTATCGGAAAAGTCACGGTTGTCTGAGGGGAATGTCATGGCTGTCTAA